In one window of Candidatus Scalindua sp. DNA:
- a CDS encoding orotidine 5'-phosphate decarboxylase, with the protein MKTHFNTPILQIALDFVNLRRAVNVAREAVKAGVDWVEVGTPLIKSEGLNAVRVLREEFPSLTIVADMKTMDAGRIEVESAAKAGADVSVVMGEASEGTIRECIYAGRNYGIKIWVDFLTQTDFAERAMRAEELGADFIGVHTPIDDQMRGMHPFESLKQICSKVTIPVSVAGGINSESAVDAVNAGASIVVVGGAICKAVSISGAVADLKKALRDKKKISVTLYKRVAGADVYEALKKVSTANISDGGHRLKGISNLQCLSLEAKMVGQAFTVRTYPGDWAKPVEAIDKAEKGSVIVVDSGGSGPAVWGELATQSALQRGIAGVVVNGAVRDSCEIRKLKLPTFAKSVMPHAGEPKGFGEMGVPLTISGITIKSGDWIVGDEDGLMVIPQQKAKEMANLAMDCCERENRLREEILANKTSLGEVMELLRWEKR; encoded by the coding sequence GTGAAAACCCATTTTAACACACCAATTCTTCAGATAGCCTTAGACTTTGTCAATTTGCGACGTGCAGTAAATGTAGCCCGGGAAGCGGTAAAGGCAGGCGTTGACTGGGTCGAGGTGGGCACCCCTTTGATTAAGAGTGAGGGGCTGAATGCTGTCAGGGTGCTGCGGGAAGAATTTCCTTCGCTTACGATAGTAGCTGATATGAAGACAATGGATGCGGGGCGCATAGAAGTGGAATCCGCAGCCAAGGCCGGAGCCGATGTTTCAGTCGTGATGGGAGAAGCCTCTGAGGGGACGATAAGAGAGTGTATTTATGCGGGGCGAAATTATGGTATTAAGATATGGGTTGATTTTCTGACTCAAACCGATTTCGCTGAGCGTGCGATGAGGGCGGAGGAATTAGGAGCAGACTTTATCGGTGTGCATACGCCTATTGATGACCAGATGAGGGGTATGCATCCGTTTGAGAGCTTAAAACAGATTTGCTCAAAGGTTACTATCCCGGTATCAGTTGCAGGAGGTATTAACTCTGAGAGTGCCGTGGATGCAGTAAATGCCGGGGCAAGCATTGTTGTTGTCGGCGGAGCTATCTGTAAGGCGGTAAGTATAAGCGGTGCAGTTGCTGACCTGAAAAAGGCTCTCCGTGATAAGAAAAAGATTTCGGTAACTCTTTATAAAAGAGTTGCAGGTGCGGATGTATACGAGGCATTGAAAAAAGTTTCAACTGCTAACATTTCGGATGGAGGGCATCGGTTAAAGGGTATCAGCAATCTGCAGTGTCTCAGCTTGGAAGCGAAGATGGTTGGGCAGGCTTTTACCGTCCGTACTTACCCCGGAGACTGGGCAAAACCCGTAGAGGCTATCGATAAAGCTGAAAAGGGGAGTGTGATTGTTGTTGATTCCGGGGGCTCTGGGCCTGCTGTTTGGGGGGAGCTGGCTACGCAGAGTGCTCTCCAGAGAGGGATCGCTGGTGTGGTGGTAAATGGGGCTGTACGGGACAGCTGCGAAATTAGAAAATTAAAACTCCCTACTTTTGCAAAATCAGTAATGCCACATGCCGGAGAGCCTAAAGGGTTCGGGGAGATGGGGGTACCGTTAACAATTTCCGGAATAACGATTAAAAGTGGGGACTGGATTGTTGGTGACGAAGATGGACTGATGGTTATTCCACAACAAAAAGCAAAAGAGATGGCGAATTTAGCAATGGATTGCTGTGAAAGAGAAAACAGGCTGCGTGAAGAGATACTGGCGAATAAAACTTCTCTTGGGGAGGTAATGGAATTATTGAGATGGGAAAAAAGATAA
- a CDS encoding UvrB/UvrC motif-containing protein — MKCDSCGKKIATVHLTEIVGTEKKEKHLCEECAHNVTNHFPKAPSPSDILTSIINQVSPEIEEMSKTTCPVCDLSYLEFRSQGRLGCPMDYDAFQKGLLPLIERMHGSSQHVGKVPANASEEVIKKNQLIQLRKELNRAVQKEDYEMAAQIRDKIYGLSGNVDNGD; from the coding sequence ATGAAATGTGACTCATGTGGCAAAAAAATCGCTACCGTTCATCTTACTGAAATAGTTGGAACCGAAAAAAAAGAAAAGCATCTATGTGAGGAGTGTGCTCACAATGTAACAAACCATTTTCCTAAGGCTCCCTCTCCTTCAGATATACTGACGAGTATCATTAATCAGGTTTCGCCAGAGATTGAAGAAATGTCTAAGACTACCTGTCCGGTATGCGATCTCTCTTACCTGGAGTTTAGATCTCAGGGGCGTCTCGGGTGTCCCATGGATTATGATGCGTTTCAAAAAGGCCTTCTGCCTCTTATAGAGAGAATGCATGGAAGTTCCCAGCACGTGGGAAAAGTACCTGCAAATGCAAGTGAAGAAGTTATTAAGAAGAACCAGCTGATACAATTGCGTAAGGAATTAAACAGGGCCGTCCAAAAAGAAGATTACGAAATGGCCGCACAGATTAGGGATAAAATTTATGGACTTTCAGGGAACGTAGATAATGGAGATTAA